In Vanacampus margaritifer isolate UIUO_Vmar chromosome 9, RoL_Vmar_1.0, whole genome shotgun sequence, the following proteins share a genomic window:
- the fxyd3 gene encoding phospholemman, which translates to MSKICVLVLMTTFSLVFAEEQKSEDDPFNFDYHRLRVGGLILAAVLCLIGITILFSGHCRCKFKQDKRRRAGSNTQAMLADQGRACDC; encoded by the exons ATGTCAAAGATCTGTGTTTTGGTGTTAATGACAA CCTTCTCCCTGGTGTTTGCTGAAGAACAGAAGT CTGAAGATGACCCATTTAACTTTG ACTACCACAGGCTGCGTGTTGGAGGTCTGATTCTTGCAGCTGTCCTTTGTCTCATTGGCATTACCATCCTGTTCA GTGGCCACTGCAGGTGCAAGTTCAAGCAGGACAAAAG GAGGAGGGCAGGAAGCAACACTCAAGCAATGCTCGCCGACCAAG